DNA sequence from the Puntigrus tetrazona isolate hp1 chromosome 2, ASM1883169v1, whole genome shotgun sequence genome:
GTTGTACTGTTCAGTGCATAAGTTTCGTAACCCAGATGATGAGACAAGAATTCTTCCAAATTGTAAGTATATTTGAAAGTGACCAGAAGTTAATGTTGACAATTATGCATTATGCTGTTGTGCTTGTTTTGAATAGAAGTGCTTATTGTAGTGATACTAGCttggtaaatatttttttttcattattatgtgttattttaaaacaatgtttttcacATTACTTACCTGTTTTCCAGAGCTGCTTAACAGCAAGACCTCCTTAGTGTAGTAAtcttatttccttttttatttcctctcaGATGATAAGAATAATTGCAGAAGTACTAGTCTCATCAGCCCTCTCATCTGGGATGATTCTTTTTGGAAGGGAGTTCCTTGTACCTCCATCCCCTGGCTCACCCGATAGTCCCATTCCTCCTGATGACTACTTTGAGGGTTCTGCTGCACGTAATGACTACATACCTATATATGCCTATGATAATTATCCCATAGGAAAAGCAGCCAATCCAATGGCCAGAGGAGGCCCACTGATGCCATATAACGATGAATTAAAAGGATACCCTTTACCCATGTTTCCAGTCTTGCCTGACCTATATCCCATTCTACTGAAACCTCTGTCCGGAAACACGACTCAAGGATCTCGCACAGTGCCTACTGGACAACAACCAGACCTTTCATACTGTAACGTGCTCCTTGAGGCACCAGTGCCTCCACCCATGGATCAAATGCCCTGGTTCTGTGTTTGCTTACAATGTAAAGGGGGTCCTAATAGTTCAAAGGGGAACAAAGGAGATCTGGGATTGCCAGGTTATTAATTTGAACCAATTCTTAGACACtccaaatatacacaatacagcAGTAATTGCATAgtagattttcttttgtttcctttttatagGTTTTTTAGGTAGTCCAGGAATAAAAGGCTTACCAGGATTTCAAGGACGCCCAGGGTTTAATGGTCAGCAGGGATCAAAGGGTATaacttttattccaaaaattcATTAAACCAGCTCTTACAGTttacttaatgcacttttaaaaataaatgttctttacagggatggcaaacaaacaaacaaaaatttctgttaaatgttccctttttataatataaagaatCTTCTTTCACCACGAAAcgaccttttgtgaaacagatgttaaaaggttatttatggaaccatttagacaaaatggAGTGTATAGAGTAACTTATCTGAGAGTGATCTGTATGCAACTGAAATACATACAGTTGATAAGAGAAGCATTGTCAATTATGCTTCCTTTTTTCTTGACAAAAGGTCAAATAGGTGATATTGGTGAAAAAGGACATCTGGGCGCATTTGGCTTAAAAGGACTCAAAGGAGAACAAGGCCCCAAAGGTAggttaatttacatttataacaaattgaaaaaagtgtaaagaaaaaaaactggctAAACATTCTGTCCCAGGTGATAAAGGGGACAGGGGTTTGGATGGAAATCAAGGACAGCAGGGTTTACCCGGTGAGACAGGACAGTgtccagtaatttgttactcaATCAAGGGATCCCAAGGAGAACTTGGTCATCCTGGCATGGCAGGGGGAAGAGGAGTTACAGGGTTGAGAGGAAGTCATGGATCGAAGGGCCAGAAAGGAGATTTGGGGGATGATGGTCCACAAGGAGCTCCAGGTTTAAATGGCCAGAAAGGAGACCAGGGTGAAAGAGGGGAGTGTCACTGCAGTGATGGAAGAGACGGTGCAAATGGAATTATCGGGATTTCAGGACTAAAAGGTAGCAATGGGGAGACTGGCCATCAAGGTGCAATAGggttaaatggagaaaaagggCAAAAGGGGGATCTTGGGGTAATGGGAGCTCCTGGTCCTTGCTCTTCAGCAATTCAATCCATTTTTTTAGCTGCACTAAGCAGCAAATACCCACAACCAGATTTGCCAGTTCCTTTCACTGATGTGTTTTCCAACAGAGGATTTAACTTTGACTCCATTAGAGGAGTCTACCGGGCTCCTCTCAGTGGTACCTATGTCATCAGCTACAACTTAGTTGGTTTCAACAAACTGCTCAAAGTGGGGCTCTTCCACAACTTCAGACCAGTCATCAAAAATACAGGGCCAGTAGTTCTTGCAATTTCTCAACAGGTTGTCCTGCATCTTATCATGGGGGATGAAGTTTGGCTACAAGTGAAAGACGTTGATTCCAATGGTATGTATTTTAACAGTGAGAGCAGCAGTACCTTCTCAGGCTTCCTGCTCTATCCAGATAGCTGTGATATGCCAACGTCAGGTGATTTTCAATATCCTATAAGTGGAACATACTCCTGGGGTTACTAGAGGAAACTACTAGCACTCTTACCCCAGATTTCTAGTCTTGATTTATCCTAAGTCCAAACACCTTGCTAATATATCTAGACACAGAAACCCCAAAACAGTCCAGAActaatatcttttaaaaaatcttgAATTAAGGAgtcataaaaagttattttttatgcCCATTTGTTTAGGATAAACAAATGTTTAGGGTATCTCCTTGTTGACGGTTCTAttactttatttcagttcaaCAAAATGGTGCCTCATGATTAGTTTCATACATATCACACAGTTAATATTGTTTGAGTATGCTAACTTACTTgaagtaaatgaataatatcTTGCTAACTATTTTAAGCCCACTGATCTGTAAGAGTGAATGAACAGATGCttcttttaattaactttagTTAATGTGTGTAAATTagataattattaacatttttattacacatgttttgtttacataatgtataagTGACAGAGGACTAAAGCCCAACTGCTCAATGTGCTTTTTCTTCAAGGTAGAAGGTGATATGAACAAATTTCTAGTGTATTAGCTAGGTACTCGGCAGCAGTTGAATAAAGCTATAACACCAGTAGGATTACAAAAGAGTCATTATGAGCAACAGCAAGTAAGCTAACTATTgctattactgttttaaatatattatttatagatttatttttaatcattgtagaagagaaaatatgaaagatatttttggtattatatataattctcTGGTAAGCGTAGCGATAGTTCTGGCAGGCTATGTTAGTCAAGCTTGCGTTAACTATCACTGATTATTCAGCTGCTATTGCTTAGTTTAGGAAATAATCAACCACCTCCATCCCCAGCTCCTCATCTTGTCCAGTCAGAACTTGGCAGTTTCATTGAGATGACAACTGAATTATGTTGTAAATAATCTTGTAGAACACTAATAGAATCTGCTACATGTATCATTGAGGTTGGTTCTATACCTGTATTCCGATCTTCCTGCCCCTATCCATGCGAGGCTGTGTGGATGTGCCCAGAACAGAACCATTCCCCCAACTTAAAAAGTATGCTCATCATAAGTTATATTAATGATAGTGGTCCTGACAgaattaataaacagcaaattagcaatttattgaggggaaaagttgtagttaaaaGTGAACTACCGTTTCcttttctaaagtgttacctattgTCCTAACTTTAAGGACAATCAGTTGAAAATTATTATCACTTGAGAAATTGTGATTTactattattagcatttatataaaattatctATTTAATCACTTTGATCTGTAtaggaaaatgtgaaatttgtgtatatgaaaaatatgaatgaaaatacatttgcttTTGCACTTTGTTGAGTCTGTAATGTAACAACATTCATATGGATGCACTTGGAAAACAGATATCAATGATCAATActgttattttatcatttaacaaAAGATCAAGAACTTATATCCAAACCTTTGTACTGCTTGTAAAGCAGTATTTAACTTCCTTATCATGTGTTCATAAGCTGAACATACTGTGACAGTACTacagctttttattaaaatacagtattttgtaataatacatttatctgAGCATTTGTTATAACAAAGAATGTCGCATAATAACTAAATGAACTGTTAcaactaaaaatacagttagGATCCAGAACAGCACTTTCTTccaaatttctaaatatatacaccaAAATGATACAGCAGTATGCAAAGAGCAGCACTTCCACTACCATAAAATAGGAAAACAAAGCTCTCtattcatttcagttaaaacTCCAGAAAATCTCATGGAGGTCAGGCGGCTGAAGAAGGGTCACAGCATAGTCTGGCTGGTCTGCAGAGAAATAAGGAATTCAATCCAAATTGCAATTTCATCTGCCAATAACTGTTTAAAGCAGTGCAATATTATGGTAATGCTCTCTATATATAATTGTCTGTTTTGGGCATCCTTAAATAAGTCCTACTGTATGGAGGGATGCTTTAAGAACTGGCCAAATTCTACATGCATTCCTCAGTGTTCGCCAGGTGATACGTTcccctcatcctcatcctcagcCATGCCCTTCAAGTTGGTGCGCTTAAACTCCTCGAAAACCACTTCTTCTTCCTGTTCACTACATATAGAGACACATTCACATAAAGGCCAAGAAGCAGGTAAATTTAATTCTgttacatttttagcttttaatttgATCTGAAGTTTTCACAACTACACTTGAAAATGGTTTACAGGTAATTAAATGGATAATAACTATcccataaatataatttaataccaaAAATATGCTATTTCCAAGGTAAATCTAGTCACTTGTCACTAGAACACTTGTCATCTAGTCACGATGGGAGATAAGCTAGATCCtcataaatgcagcttttagcTGTTCTTTTAAGCAAAGAGAAGCAAggtatgatgaaaaaaaaacataacttatAAAATGCTGACTGACCTTTCTTTCGCTTCAAAGGCATCAAAgaggaaacattaaaaaagagtttatacaaaattgtatttgaaCCAGAAAATATTCAAGAGacagataatatataatagctTTATACTAGATATAAGGTATGAAATACCTGTGTCAGGCTTCGGGTGCATAAGCTGGAAAGGCAGCTCCACCCCAACTTCACtatgtaaaaacacaaagcatatGTAAAGGGATTATATACTATaattactatactatactatactatactatactatagaTACTACTAGAATTACTACTAGAATACTActattaaatttaaatctgattttaaatcaaattagcCTTAATTGTTTAAACCAAATGAAATACTATTTGGGCAGTGAAAGATGAGATCACCTCTGTtctaatttatgtttttctttttatccttatatatatatatatatatatatata
Encoded proteins:
- the LOC122361161 gene encoding complement C1q and tumor necrosis factor-related protein 9A-like — encoded protein: MILFGREFLVPPSPGSPDSPIPPDDYFEGSAARNDYIPIYAYDNYPIGKAANPMARGGPLMPYNDELKGYPLPMFPVLPDLYPILLKPLSGNTTQGSRTVPTGQQPDLSYCNVLLEAPVPPPMDQMPWFCVCLQCKGGPNSSKGNKGDLGLPGQIGDIGEKGHLGAFGLKGLKGEQGPKGDKGDRGLDGNQGQQGLPGETGQCPVICYSIKGSQGELGHPGMAGGRGVTGLRGSHGSKGQKGDLGDDGPQGAPGLNGQKGDQGERGECHCSDGRDGANGIIGISGLKGSNGETGHQGAIGLNGEKGQKGDLGVMGAPGPCSSAIQSIFLAALSSKYPQPDLPVPFTDVFSNRGFNFDSIRGVYRAPLSGTYVISYNLVGFNKLLKVGLFHNFRPVIKNTGPVVLAISQQVVLHLIMGDEVWLQVKDVDSNGMYFNSESSSTFSGFLLYPDSCDMPTSGDFQYPISGTYSWGY